Within Mauremys mutica isolate MM-2020 ecotype Southern chromosome 24, ASM2049712v1, whole genome shotgun sequence, the genomic segment GGGCGGCGGCGGGTAGGGCACGGTCTCGGTGGCGTAGTTCACCGTCGTGCCGGGGTAGCTGCTCAGGTTGGCGTAGACCGGCGGCtcggggggcggcggcggcggctgggccAGGCTGGCGGCGGGGGGCAGGTCCCCGGGCGGGCCCCCGACGGCGCCGCCGCCCGCCCCCAGCTGGTTCTGCTTGTGCAGATCCTCCAGCGCCTTGACGAAGCCCTCGGCGAACTCCTGCTCCTCGCTGGCCGCCACCTTGGGGTAGAGGAACTGGCTGCTGGTCGGCGTGGTGGTcaccagcccgttggactggATGATGAGCCGCTCGAGCTCGGGCGAGCCCAGCTTCAGCAGCCCCAGCTCGGCGGAGCTCAGCAGCGCCGGGCCCTCGCCGCCGGCCGCGCCCCGCAGCTGGTGGAGCGCCTGGCCGGGCGCCTTCAGGGTGGCCACCACCTGGTCGCTGAGGCCGAGCGCGTCCTTCTTCATCATGCTGCCgccggggaagggccgggggaggccGCTGCTGCTGCCGCGGGACGGGGCCGAGCCGCTGCCGAAGCCGCTCAACACATCGTCATGGTAGAAGGGTGTTTCCATCCTCCCCCGCCGGCCGCGGGGGGCGCCGGGCTGCTGCGCCCGCGGGGCGCCGGCTGCGGGAGGCTGCGCCGGGGGGGCGGGCACGGGGGTCGGTCCTggtcggggggggcggggcggccccGCTCCGCTGCAGCGGCCCCGGGCGCTGGGCTCGGTCCCGCTCCGGCCCCGGGCGCTGCAGGCTGCACCCGGCCGCCGCTCAGCTCCGCGCTCTCGCACACACGCGTCGGGGGGGGCGCCCCGCGCCGCCTTAAATACCCAGCGCCAGCCCGATGAGGTCACCGCGTGCGGCCCGGATTGGCTGCAGATGACGTTCTCGTCGGGGCACATTTGCATGGGGGCGGGGCATGGCCGCCACGCCCCCCCACTGGCGCCCCCCGTCACCATGGCGACCGGCCTGTAAACGGCACAACAGCGCGGAGCCTCCTGGGTTGATGTCatagggggcggggtcagggggtGTTTGCGGagccggcctggcccggcccgggatATTTATAGGCGCGCTGGGAGCTGGCGGGCCTGGCGCTCAGCCCGCCCCCGGCTcaggctccccccggcccccagctgctgagctgggctggggtgcagCGCCCCGGGGTGCGGCAGGGAGAGGGACCCCCGTAAGGCCGGGCAGGACCCGCTCAGCTGCTCAGACCGGCTGGCACCAGCCAGGGGTCACAGCCCCCAGGGACGGGaccgctccctcctgcacccccgctGGGGacccagcagcagtggcagctccctcctccccgtGTCAAGGAGGAAGCAGGTGCCAGACACTCACATCCAAACCTCACCTTAGCAGAGGGGATGTTTTGACTTAATTTACCTTCTCCATGGTAACACGATGGCACAAATGAAGGCTCCGCTGAACTGTTGCCAGGCTGGAGGGCCGTGGGGTGGTTCAGGGCTGGCACTTGTTCATTACAGGCTGATTCTGGGGGAGAGGCGTCTAGTGATGTGCAATTACctagttggatggggtgggattTAAAAATCCAATAAAACTGGAAAGGAGGGAGCTGTGAGGAGGAGCTGAGATTTCAGCTGTCACTTAAGAATAGAGCAATTAAAGCTCCATATACCATTACCCCAGAAAATACCCATTGGTGCAAGAAGCAGGCAGGGTCAGCTAGCTCAGTGGCAAAACAAACCTTTCACTCACAAAGAGTTTTCACCAAAGCTTCAGTTTTCGGGCAAACACCCCATACCAGAGTAACCCACCTTCACTGCACAGCAGCCTTCTTGCACCAGAGCCAGCAGCCTGATTGCTGGCTGGATCTGTCAACTGCTTTATAGACCATTTCCTGATTGGGCCTTCAGTTCCCTGGCCTGCCCCCTTACTTCATCTGAAACACCTGTGTGGGAGCCAAACAGCGAATTAACTCCTTACTTGCTTGAAACCAAGATAGTCCTTCGCAATTTGCAATGAGAATAGAAAAAATCGGAGACTGTTGTGATTCCCCCATTCAGTGTCTGTAGATACTGGTTGGGCTGAAGAAAGATTTCCTACTTTATCATTAATTGTGACTAGATGCTAATAGACTAGTTCACCGGGGTGCTGCAGAAGGATGTCACAAGCAGAGGACTCTGGAAAAGCAACTGAACTTCTTTCATCTAAACAAGTTCATATTTGCTCCCTTCACTCGAGGAGACAGAGGGAGCAAAATCCCTCTGAAGCCCAGATGTGAGCTGGGATTGCTGTAGAGGCAGCATGTGCAGCCCCCAAGGAGTGGCCCTGCTTTTGTCTTCACCTGCCTCTGCGTGACTGGAGGAAGTTGTCCCAGTGCAAGGTCCTTTGGGATGGTCATGTGGGGGATGTTCCTGGAGAGCTGTGTGTTTGACAGAACTGGAAGGACACCCCACTTGGCCACTTCCACAGAATCAGTGGCTGAATCGTCATTTTCTTAAAAGTTTCTGTATTCCAGAGTTTTGCACATACCTCTTCTATGCTTCTCTCTGCAATTGAAACCCTCAGTCCAGCACCCGCTGAGGGCGACGGCAAAACTCCCAGTCAGAACCAGTGGGCTCCCCAGTGCTGCACACCTCAGAAATTCACAAAGCCCAAAGCTGAggtgctggctctgtgctgtTCGTGCCTGTGCTGGAGTGCAAGATGAGGCAGCAAAGGGTTAATATTACAGGGCTCTATTAAAAATGAAGTGTAACTAGTTTGGGGATGAAAAACAGAAACAGCATTCAGATAGGTAGGGGCGGAGGCAGCCCTTTTCCTCCATAAGTTTGGGGGGAGGCCtggcctcttttccaagcatGTAGAAGCTCGAGTGGCAGATCTGGGTTCATACAAATCCTCACCAGCTAATACAAGCTTATTCCTGCCCAAACTAGTGATGTTTGTGCCCTGAAGGAACCTGCATAGCAACCCACGCAGCGGGGGTGGCTGGCTTCCAGAGTGCAGCAGCACTCAGACTGTCgccaatattttaatttaattttttatttattggcAATAAATTATTGTacacagcccttcccccccaccagacTGGGATTTGGCACAAACACGTGGGCTGTAGCCCGCAAGTCGAAGGGACCAGATcctctagtctgagctcctgtagcGCAGGCCACTAGCCCCACCAGCCAAAATGAGACCGCGGGAGGCTAGGCTGTATGTGCCACAGGCCGAGAGTAGGAGGGGTCGAGATGCGCCTGAGGCCCCGCAGGGGCAGGGAAATGATTGTGAGATACACCCAGATAATCCAGGCAAGTGACCCgcaccccacactgcagaggaaagtgacACCCCCCCAAGGTCCCTGCtggtctgacctgggggaaaattcctgccTGACTCCACACATGGTgaccagttagaccctgagcacatgagcaagaaccagccagcccagcacctgAGAGAcagaatgctcagtgccaccccagagccctggttCTGCCtgcccagtgtcccatctccagccagagccatccctgtgatgcatcagaggaaggagctcaaccctcctcccccagaatcccctgggggggatcccttcctgacccctgccggTGGCTGGCTGAAATGCTGAAGCATGAGCTAGCCTAAGGCACAAACCCAaagtgagccccagggctgttGAGCTCTGCCCCCCAGGTGCAATCAGAACTTTGTGGTGAGTCCTCTTGCAGTTTCATCTGTCCCCTCTGGCCATACGGCCTGGCCTGCTGCTGAATATCCTGATTGTCGAGCACTCAGAAAACATCAGGTGCTAAAGGACTCCTCCTCTCTCACCCGTCACAGAACCAATTTCTGCTTGTCAGTGGGGCCCCACTACAATTCAGACCCAGGCCTTTCAGCACAGAAAGGCTCCCAGAGGAGCTGTATGGCCTTATATGGTTCGGGCTCTAACTACCGCCTCTGTCCCCTGCGCTGCCAAGGTCAGCTGAGGTGCTCCTGCTCTCAGACCCTAGATGTGAACATCTGGCAGCTGCTGACAGGCCATTCTCAACAGAGGCCCCTTGACTCTGCCTCTTGCTTCCCTGCTGGCCCCCCAGAGCCCGCGTTTGCTAACCTTGGGGCGTGGTGCGAGGCCTTTGCATGAGGCTGGCCATGTGGGCTTGAGGCTCAGGTTACCAGCTGGGGAAGCTGCCTCTGGGTTTCTACGTTCTATAGCTGTAAAGTTCAGGAATGGCTTTTTCACAGCCAGTTGTAGGCAGGACCATGTGGAAGGTGCAAGGTGAGGAACTGTAGTTTTTAATGCCTGTGGATGCCCCTAGTGTCTTAGGCAATGGGCGTGCGTCTTTCAGCAATCTAAATCCAAAGATAGAATAGCTAACCCGGGCGTATGCCGCAGTCTCTGGCATTGTGAACGCTCCAGGATGGCCAACCTGCAGTGCGAGCGAGCGTCCCAGACACGAGTTAGTGCACCACAAATAGCCATGTGGAAGTTGCAGCTTGGACTCTCCAGCTCACCCGACCCCTAAGTCTGAGCTCGGGTGCTAGCCCAAGCGGCCACCCAAACTGCAACGTCCACGCTTctgtttttagcatgttagcGCAAGCCAAGTTCATGTGAGTCTATCTGCCTCGTTCCCAACACCAGTGCAGACATCCCCTGAAGATCCTCCGTACACTGAACCAGTGCAAATCCTCCGCACTTCCCTGTGTGGCCAGTGATTGGTCTGAGGCTAATCTCCATTGTACAGACATGGGACAGAGATTAACTGACCTGGCCAAGGCCACAaagtgagtcagtgacagagagTGGGGGAGTGCTTGGCACCTAGTGTTCTGCTTAGTCAAGGACACTCACTTCCAAGCAGCACAGCACAGTGCGGATGGGACATGCTCTTTCCACCACAGAGGCAGCTGTTTTCGTTGCCTTGGGTTTCACGGTGTTCCAACTTGCCTGGACGTTGTTTTCGTTCTCACATCGTGACCAGCTCTGTGAAGCTAATTGTGGCCTTAGTTCGTCTGGGCTCTGTAATTGGGTTGCCACAGGGCGGCACGCATCACAGCCACAGTGGCCCTTGCTATGCCAACGCTGTGCCAGGCCTTGGCCCCATTCCAGAGTATAGGGAAGCAGAGCGCTCAAGCAGCAGCTATGTGGCCAACTTAAGTACAAGGTCTGCCATTTCAAAGCATGATTTTCCAGACCAAAACACCTCGGTGGGTCGAACTGTTCTGAGCCACTCCAAAACAGCAGGCCTGGACCAATAGATAGATCTACACACAACTCCAGATCAACCCCCCAGGAACCCCAGTGCATGTGCAGGGCTGACATGTGGCTCAACTGACTGACATCTTTTGTGTATGTGCAAAGCAACATTCCCATATGGGCCGAGCGCCTGCAACACAAGTCTCAGGCTAATGCGGTTTGTCACACTTGCCCGTCTCCTGGCATTGCCAGATCAGGGTTGCTATCGCTGCAAGTTCACTCTGCTAGCCCAGCGGGTTTGCCCCACACCCCCGGCACACCCATGGTGCTCAGAGGCAAGACAGTGGAGATACACTGCCGGAGAGCACTTAACCGTAgcctggaatttaggctttttcCAGGAACGTGTCGTCCCACTGTGACGCCACAGAACAGAACAGCACCCTGGGGTTAGGAGAGCTGCAACTGGCCAGGGCAGAATGGCTGCTGACTCCTAGGATGACATCCTGAGTCCACTGGAGGCAgtggcaaaacacccattgacttccccagggccaggatttcacccatggctTTGTGTTTGCTCAGCAGAGTTGCCATTAGTTCAGcctacttttaaaaattaattctctGAGCCCCCAAGTTACCCAGGGAcctgggtgctgccccccagTGTGCAGCAGTGTCACCCCATTCAGCTTTCCAAGGGCCCTCCCTGGGCATGCAGGGCCAGTGGGATCTGTCCCTGACTGTGCAGAGCCCAAGGATGCAGGAAGCACAGGAGCAAGGCCTGTGGCATGGTAAGAAGCATGTGATGCAAGTGAAAGGAAGGGGAGCAGGAAGTGCCAGTTGGCTCAGCCTCGGGCAGTCCAGCAAACCTGCCTGGTGCCCCAGAACAGCTGAGAGGCGCTGCGCCATGCTAGCAGCACTGTAGGATCGAGCCCATTCCCAGGCAGGGATGAAGGTTACTCCTGAGGTTGGGGAGGGAGTTTTTCTTCATCAGTTGTGAGCTTTATATTGTCCTGCTACATACAGCCAGGAGCAAGGGGAAGATTGCACAATAAATAACAATCCGCATGGCCTTCGGTGGAGTCTCTTGTACCTCAATATGCTCCCCACCGCCAGGCCGCAGCTTGGGCACGGCACGCGGCAAGTCTTGTTAGCATGTCACTCGAGAGGGGAAAGCAAAGCGATTTCCCCGCGTTCGCGGCAGATTGCAAAGGCCAGGTGGACATGCCCGAGTGCCAAGGCTGAGACTGCAGGACGAAGTCCCTGGAGCAGGGCATGCAGCAGAAATCCAAGAGGAAGATCTCAGAAAACTCTCATTCTGGACCAACAGCCCCATCTTGCCTGTGCATCACGGAGGTGacgtctgccctgcccccactgctgcTTTGCCTTTGGCTCCGAACAGATCCCAGCCCCGCTTTGCTTACCTCAGACTTTATGGTTTGGATTATTTGCATTAGGTCCCGTCTGTCTGTACGTTTGTGCCTCATGACCTGACTCCCAGGTCCCTGCAAAGCCCTAATGAGAAGTCACAGCTTACGGTCCCCTCCATTCACACCCATGGAGTGAGCTGCTGATGTGCGGCCCGAGGGGGTTCATGGGCTCCGagcgctgcccctgcctgtccCGGAGCAATGGCTGCCAGGGTTTCCAGCTCTATACACCTGGGGATTTATAGACCAGCCATGAAGCTGAGAACTGGGGGCACGGGGCTTGCAATTGTCACAAGATGCCCAGACAGCATCCCAAAGCTGTTTTCAAGCCATCCCAGCTGAGATGCGCAGGCCCCAGGCGGGGTGAGAATTAAAGGGGTCCTTCCGAGCCTGGTTTTACAACTCTCTCGTGACTGGGCTCTGCTGACCATAGAGGGGTTGGGCCTGGTGCccacctcctgcccagcccccatgtcccagcccagcgccaggccctgcccagctgTGACAATCCTGGAGACAATGCACACAGAGatgggctcctcctccctggaGGGCTTTTCCCATGTGCAGCCCCCCCGCTGTGCAGAGGGGCCAGCCCCAGGCACCCCGGTCAGCCAGCCCCGCAGGGGCTcggtagggaatgggggggggacactcagccagagggggaggggcaaagaggagaaagcagcaagatggagaggggggaggggagatgggctggggaggaagatggggggggcagaggcagaaCGGGGGGGCTAATCTCCTTCCCTTTGCTCTGCTGTCTCCTCTCTGTCCAGCTCTCACTTTCGCTCCTCCCAGGGGGTGCACTGCGACCTTCCCACACCCCATGGGTGCTCCCTTCTCAGAGCAGGCCGGAGACACCAGAAATGACTCAGCCGCCTTCCCCAGAGGCCATCCATGGGCAACCACGTGCAGCATCTCTGCCCGAAGGTCGCTGTGTGGGCGCAGAGGCGGGCAATATCCCACAGGAGGTGCCCACCACTCTGGTCTCTCCTCCCCAGGCAGGCTGGTAGCCACAGGAGAGAGATCTCCAGCGAGGTCGAGGTCGGGCTTTCAGTCCAGTCAATTGACTCACTGTAATTTGATCCACCCAGCTAGAAGACCTGACCATCTGCTTCCCTTTATTCCCGGGGGAATGCTGGGAATACAGGGCAGCCGCGTCAGCACATGGCCAGCGTATGGTTTTCAAATCTAGGTAGTGTTGCCTTTTTCCAGACACAGCCCAGTGAGGCAGGATCTTTTGCACTGCTCCAGCTACATAGACTCCATCAGATGCACAGAGGCTTTGTTTTTTAAGGTAAATAAACTATCCAGGAAACATTGACTCAAGGCCACTGGAAGTTATAGCCCAGGAGAGGGTGCCAAGCAAGGCCAGGTTCTTGAGGCATAAGAACAAAGGAGCTGGTGAGCGGTGACTATCTGATCAGGCTGTGGGAAGTACCAGCTGGGAATGCTGAGCCCATGCAGATTCTTGGGATCAGGTTACCCAGGAAGAAAACAGCGGGAGGCGGGAATGCTGCAACCTCTGCCTAGTCATCAGGGAGTTTCTGAAGGACTCCGAGAAACCAAAGCCAACCACAGCATCGGACAccaactccttccccagtgcCTGAGCTGGGAGGCCCAGGGGAAGGCCGACAGCATATTCCCTGCTCCAAGAGCTTGCAGGAGGAGGGCTTGATTTCCAGTCATTGGAGCAAGGGCAtctcccgctgaagtcaatgtgagctcctggggctcagcacttctggaaaCCTGAGTCCACTGAGCTCACCAGCGAAACTCCCCTGGGcctctctgggagcaggagccggTGCTGAGTGCTGGAGTCTAacttaaataaaaacaacaacaacaaataaaataaaaatttggagctatacctatctcatagaactggaagggaccctgactcagccccctgccttcactagcaggaccagctTGCTGCTCCAGAGAGTGGGGAGGGGCTTTGTCCTAGCGCACAGGAGTCTCCTGAaagcccaggctggcagagccAGCGCTAGGTCTGCCTGCCATACCTGGTGGGTCCTAGGGTGGGAGGCGGCCTCCAGCGGCTGCTCTCTCTGCCTTTGGGgatgtcacggagtccctgggcgctgctctggaactgctccccacaaagccaggcaggactctggggagcctcctctcccttggagcagcctgtctgcagggcaagacgctcacacggcttcacctcctgggtctctccttggagcattcagcatcctctgcccctcgtgcgcttcccacagcgagtccgcccaggcggggtcctggggaagccagagggtcctgcccccccactgcgcagtcagacgtgactctcagccagccagtaacacagaggtttattcgatgacaggaacagggtctaaaacagagcttgtaggtacagagaaccggacccctcggccaggtccattctggggcccagcgagccagacaaccccatctgccctcacttcccatccccaaactgacaccccctccagcccctcctcctctgctgagttcctttcccgggccaggaggtcacctgagctctttgttcacctttagctattcccttgcagggaggaagggcccagccatttgttgccaggagacagagtgttggaCATTTATgtacactggagacttaagaaatgcataggggaaactgaggcacccacacagtattcagaggaaacattaagaacagtcccacttcgtcacaggggagCTCCCAGGTGAGAGCTTTGGTCACTGCTCAGCGttaggaggggggtggggagccatgGGGTGCGGTGTGCTTCGTACAGAGACCACACCCAGCTTTATGGCTCTGCCTCAGCTGAGCACCAAGCCAGtgtctggctgggactggggtgaGAGCCAGCTGGCTGAGACCACTGCTGCTGAGCTGGGGGAGAGGCCAGGACCAGGCCTAGGTAATCACAGTCCCCTTGTGGGAGATTTTGGGCCCAGCCTCATTCTCCATGCAGCTGTCAAAGTCAAGCTCCAGCTGGatccgctccccccgccccccaccccgtgtGAAGGAGATGGGAGGGGAGCCCCGGCAGGGCCAGCACCCCGAGAACCCCATGCTTGGGAACTTGCTGACCCCTTGGCCCAGAGCAGCTGCCCTCAGCTCACACTACGCAGCCTGCCCCGGTgagggtgtggggcaggcaggggccaggctgtggcTGTCTACACTAGCTGGCTCTGGTTGCGTGGGTGCAGCCATACTGCTGAGTGCTTGTTCCTCTGTGGATTGGGATTCCCAGGAATCACTGGGGCACCAGGGCGATGGCGAAGCAGCTTCCTCCTTGAGTTTAAATCTAGGTGAATAATTCCCAACCCTGCAGCaggctcccctcctctccccagcccagatGCGCAGGGCTGACCCCCAGCCTTGGGCCAGGggagcagctcctgtccctttcCGCCTGCTTTCAgagtcctctctcctcccccaccctccagatCAGCAGGTCAGACTGGTGAGCGCTCTCTGCAGCCTGCGGCTCAGGGCTCAGcgcagagggaggggaggctccccCGGGGAGGGGGTTGGCCTGTGACGCCCAGCGCTGCACTTTATCAGAGACAGAAACATTCGAATAACAAACCAACTTCCTCTC encodes:
- the JUND gene encoding transcription factor jun-D, giving the protein METPFYHDDVLSGFGSGSAPSRGSSSGLPRPFPGGSMMKKDALGLSDQVVATLKAPGQALHQLRGAAGGEGPALLSSAELGLLKLGSPELERLIIQSNGLVTTTPTSSQFLYPKVAASEEQEFAEGFVKALEDLHKQNQLGAGGGAVGGPPGDLPPAASLAQPPPPPPEPPVYANLSSYPGTTVNYATETVPYPPPPGLGGAPPHPRLQPPPLKDEPQIVPEVPSFGESPPLSPIDMDTQERIKAERKRLRNRIAASKCRKRKLERISRLEEKVKSLKSQNTELASTASLLREQVAQLKQKVLSHVNSGCQLLPQQHQVPAY